In Fusobacterium sp. JB019, one DNA window encodes the following:
- a CDS encoding LacI family DNA-binding transcriptional regulator, with product MRATIKDIANLAGVSGSTVSRALADDSRISDKTKEKVQKIAKELNYKPNIMARGLVSKRKGILGVVLPKATMELFTSQFFIEIMQGISKRAKENNYYIMFDFCKSDKEEFVSTKKFVESGLVDGVCLLSSRDEDQSLEFLKRKKFPFVVIGEPMEKKDTLWVDNNNLEATYNIVKKYKNEKELIFVGGSKHLIVTKNRVNGFKKACKEFHLKGEIILGNNFSIEEGYRLAKKIKIKEKLEKIIISDDQLLKGVLEYFEEEHISNVEIISFNKCDVKEVWKKKVKTIDIKASKLGSKAIELLLYGIEENINEKNEMINIEF from the coding sequence ATGAGAGCAACAATAAAAGATATTGCTAATTTAGCTGGAGTATCAGGCTCAACTGTTTCAAGAGCTTTAGCTGATGATTCTAGGATTAGTGATAAAACGAAAGAAAAAGTTCAAAAAATAGCAAAGGAATTAAATTATAAACCTAATATAATGGCAAGAGGCTTAGTAAGTAAAAGAAAAGGAATACTTGGAGTTGTTTTGCCTAAAGCAACCATGGAACTTTTTACAAGTCAATTTTTTATAGAAATTATGCAAGGAATAAGCAAAAGGGCAAAGGAAAATAATTATTATATTATGTTTGATTTTTGTAAGAGTGATAAAGAGGAATTTGTAAGTACTAAGAAGTTTGTAGAAAGTGGGTTAGTAGACGGAGTATGTTTATTATCTTCTAGAGATGAGGATCAAAGTTTGGAATTTTTAAAAAGAAAAAAATTTCCCTTTGTAGTTATAGGGGAACCTATGGAAAAAAAAGATACTTTGTGGGTTGATAATAATAATTTAGAGGCAACTTATAATATTGTAAAAAAATATAAAAATGAAAAAGAGTTAATTTTTGTAGGTGGGAGCAAGCATTTAATTGTTACCAAAAATAGAGTAAATGGATTTAAAAAAGCATGCAAAGAATTTCATCTAAAGGGAGAAATTATTTTAGGAAATAATTTCTCAATTGAAGAAGGATATAGATTAGCTAAAAAAATAAAAATAAAAGAAAAATTGGAAAAAATAATAATTTCAGATGATCAATTATTAAAGGGTGTTTTAGAATATTTTGAAGAGGAACACATATCGAATGTTGAAATAATAAGTTTTAATAAATGTGATGTGAAAGAAGTTTGGAAAAAGAAAGTAAAGACAATAGATATTAAGGCGAGTAAACTTGGGAGTAAAGCTATTGAATTACTATTATATGGGATAGAAGAAAATATTAATGAAAAAAATGAAATGATAAATATAGAATTTTAG
- a CDS encoding alpha-glucosidase: MWWKELTGYQIYPRSFKDSNGDGIGDLGGVIEKLDYLKELGIDLIWICPFYKSPNDDNGYDISDYQDISKEFGNMKDVDKLLVETHKRGIKLIIDLVINHTSDEHPWFIESRENKNNPKRDWYIWKEGKKGKEPNNWESIFKGSAWELDKKTKEYYLHLFSKKQPDLNWENKEMRQAIYKMINWWLDKGIDGFRVDAISHIKKEDGFPDMPNPKKEKYVESFDMHMNRPGIQKYLKELKKETFDKYNIVTVGEANGVEADNASQWVGEKDGKFNMIFQFEHLNLWDYEKELKFSARNYKRILNKWQVALDKDGWNALFIENHDITRSVSRWGNDNKYWLESAKSLGVAYFLQKGTPFIYQGQEIGMTNIKFKDLTEVNDIRSRNEAREKLESGISMEKVLDYLNNTSRDNSRTPMQWNNKKNAGFTTGNPWLKINENYKEINVESQMKDKDSIYNFYKDLIELRKNSKTLIYGKFNLILKNIEDVFAYSRILEDEEYLIISNLSEKIKKIKIKEYEDKDKELLVSNYKESDHFLERMVLKPYECLVYKINRKNK, translated from the coding sequence ATGTGGTGGAAAGAATTAACAGGATATCAAATTTACCCTAGAAGTTTTAAAGACTCTAATGGAGATGGAATAGGAGATTTAGGAGGGGTTATAGAAAAATTAGATTACCTAAAAGAATTAGGGATTGATTTAATTTGGATATGTCCTTTTTATAAAAGTCCTAATGATGATAATGGATATGATATTAGTGATTATCAAGATATTTCCAAAGAATTTGGAAATATGAAAGATGTAGATAAATTATTAGTAGAAACACATAAAAGAGGAATAAAATTAATAATTGATTTAGTTATAAATCATACAAGTGATGAACATCCATGGTTTATTGAATCAAGAGAAAATAAGAATAATCCTAAAAGAGATTGGTATATATGGAAAGAAGGCAAAAAAGGAAAAGAACCAAATAACTGGGAAAGTATATTTAAAGGTTCAGCTTGGGAATTAGATAAAAAAACTAAAGAATATTATTTACATTTATTTTCAAAAAAACAACCAGATTTAAATTGGGAAAATAAAGAAATGAGACAAGCTATTTATAAAATGATTAATTGGTGGCTAGATAAGGGAATCGATGGTTTTAGAGTAGATGCTATTAGTCACATAAAAAAAGAAGATGGATTTCCAGATATGCCTAATCCAAAAAAAGAAAAATATGTAGAATCTTTTGATATGCATATGAATAGACCTGGAATTCAAAAATATTTAAAAGAATTAAAGAAAGAAACTTTTGATAAGTATAATATAGTTACAGTTGGAGAAGCTAACGGAGTAGAAGCAGATAATGCTTCTCAGTGGGTAGGAGAAAAAGATGGAAAATTTAATATGATATTTCAATTTGAGCATTTAAATCTTTGGGATTATGAAAAAGAACTTAAATTTTCTGCTAGAAATTACAAAAGAATTTTAAATAAATGGCAAGTAGCGTTGGATAAAGATGGTTGGAATGCTTTATTCATAGAAAATCATGATATTACAAGAAGTGTATCTAGATGGGGAAATGATAATAAGTATTGGTTAGAATCGGCAAAATCTTTAGGGGTAGCTTATTTTTTACAAAAGGGAACACCTTTTATTTATCAAGGTCAAGAAATAGGAATGACTAATATAAAATTTAAAGATTTGACTGAGGTAAATGATATTAGAAGTAGAAATGAAGCTAGAGAAAAATTAGAATCAGGAATTTCTATGGAAAAGGTTTTAGATTATCTAAATAATACTTCAAGAGATAATTCTAGAACACCTATGCAATGGAATAATAAAAAAAATGCTGGTTTTACAACTGGGAATCCATGGCTTAAAATAAATGAAAATTACAAAGAAATAAATGTTGAAAGTCAAATGAAAGATAAGGATTCAATATATAATTTTTATAAAGATTTAATAGAATTAAGAAAAAATTCAAAAACATTAATTTATGGAAAATTTAATTTAATTTTAAAAAATATAGAAGATGTTTTTGCATATTCTAGAATTTTAGAAGATGAAGAATATTTAATAATTTCTAATTTAAGTGAAAAAATAAAAAAAATAAAGATAAAAGAATATGAGGATAAAGATAAAGAATTGTTAGTAAGTAATTATAAGGAATCAGACCATTTTTTAGAAAGAATGGTATTAAAACCTTATGAATGTCTTGTATATAAAATAAATAGAAAAAATAAATAA